GAGGGAGGGAAGGAAGAGATGGGGGCAGGGGGCGCAGTACCTTGCTCCGTTGAGCGGCCATTACGACCAAGCACAGCCGGGGGATCGCCTCCAGCACCTCGCGCCAGCGCCATCGCCTCAGGACCTCGCGGCGGCGTCCACGGGGCCGTAGGGGAGCGGCCACTACGACCAAGCCCAGCGAGTTCGCCTCCAGGACCTTGCGGCGGTGCCGGCGGCGTCTCCCGGGTCCTCGCGGCGGCGCCTCCCTCTCGCGAGATGGGTTGGACGACATGCGAGGGATTGACAGAGCGAATTGACAAAGTTTCTGGAAAAAAGGACCGTAATGCCCTTGTTAATTAAAATCAACGGTGGGAAATAATCAAAGGGGGAGTTACATGAAATTACATTTTGTAACTCCATCAAAGACGATGATGCAAGACGCGATGATATGGTATCGGTGGACCATAGATGTGGTTTGTCACCACGTGCAGACTTCAGTTCCCTGAGGGTCCAATAGAGGAACCATTGATGCTTGGGGAGGAGGCTTGATTGGGCTCCCAGATTGACCATTTGCGGCGGCTCACAAGAGGGCGTAGTAGAGGAACCAATGGAGGTCAGGGAGGGGTGGAATAGCTCGGTAAGGTGACTTGGGGCATCCAGGTCGAGCGTTTGTGGCAGCTCCCATGAGGATGCGACACATGAATCAATGGATCAGCAGGGGGAGGAGGCGCCTAGGTCATGGGTTCATGGAGGTGCTCAGGTCgtgcatggtatgatagatagatttcTTAGGTTAGTCCATCAGCTAGGTATGGGAGACGTGAGGGCAACCTAAGGAAAATAACTTCTCGTGGAATCTGTAACCTCCGGTGGGTTATGTAATGGCAAAGGCGGGTAATTTTCTTTAATTTATATCGAAAAGCTATAGAGTTCCAGTCAATTTATTAAATGGTCAGATGTTTCTAATTTTTGTGGTAATTTCTAAGCTTTTTTTGCGAGAAAAAAGAGATTTCATTGCTTAACCAGTGTGGTTACAATCGTTTGAATACAGCAAATCAATCTCAGAGGGAACCGATCTAAGCCACACTGCAGTGCACTTGTTGTTATAACCAAGTTGAGCAAGACCATGAGCCACACCGTTGCACGAGCGACGTATGGTGGAGATGGTAAAGTTTCTGTCCTTTTTCTAAGCTATTTATGCTTTTTCTGGTTAGCCCGTAAAGTACATtttatatataatagatagatatatTGGTATATAGAAAGATAGATTAACTGAATAACTCATCATTTTTGGGGAATTTTCCATACTGATTTGGTGCTTGAAATACAATTTTTTTTTGCTCCGTGGACATTTTCACACGATCCACCATCATTCATCTGACCACACTTGTTTTATTACATATGATCATTACTTTTCACTTTGATGATTgctgttttttctctttctttcttgcaCTCTTTACATTACATAGTAAACCTCAACCAATGCAATGTAATAGCAAATCATAAAGGTGACTGACTATTGCATGTTGGGTTGCACGGATACTTGCAGTCAACCTCTTTCACTCCTTGCGTCCTTCCACGGTGCCAATCTCCAACAACTTCTGCAATGGTCTGCTCCATATATAAGATGGTAGTGAAACAATATCAATCcaagaaacaacatgggatagcaaATAATGTGATTTATTGTGGATTTCGAACTGCCTACTTTATTTCCAAGCCTCGGGGAATTATGTGAATTCCATGAGACATCAAGGACCGTTTGACAATGAGTGAAGCATGAGTCGATGAAAAATCCCCAGTCCTCTTTATCTTTAACAACCTTTAATGCATCAGCCATCGTGGTCCTTAGTCCTATCGATGCGGTAGCAGAATATTTAGAATTTCACAAACAGGGAAAAACATTGATGCTTAATGAGAGTGAAAAATTGACAAGCTAAGCTAACCATCAAGAACATCAATTTGTGTGGAATTGCAGTTCCGGATATTATCCTTGCAACTCAACCACGACTTATCAGGAGCCGACGAAGCTGGTACGGTCACATTTCGTATCTATAGCGAAGGATAAGCGATTAAATGGTGAAACTTTTAATGGAGTAGAAATAAGAACGAGAAGAAGAAAATATAAAATTACCTGCGCTGGATCATACCCAGAGTTGACAATAAACATGGGGGTGTGGATGCTCTTAATAAGTTCCGCAGGGAAGAAACACTAGGAACACAATTATTTCAGCTAACGAACTTACTAGCATAACCTGATGGCATGCTTAAGAGTGCGAAGCATATCATGTTATTCAGTTGAAACTACCTCAGTTGGCTCTTTGTTGGTAAGGCAGTCCTTGGGCAACACTTGTCTAACATTCTAAATAAATTAGCAAAATTTGTGAGATACAGAAGAAACTCAGTGGCATTTAGTACAAAGTGGCATCATCACATGGACAGAAAAATATTGTGTGTTTTACCGACTGTTGCACAACTAACCACTTGCAAACTCAAGAGTTTTATAAAGCCTTTTCTAAAAGTCGTGTTTTTGAGAAGTGCAAAAAGGGGGAAAAGATAACTAGAAATCTTGGTTACAAAATAAGGCATGCTATTAAAGTTTTAAGCAAGTCCAGTGGCTAACCTGGAGATGAACGACTCCACCATAGAGAGATCGGAAGGACCTTTGTTCAGATATATCCTTTCTGTTAGAAAAAGTGGCACTTTTAGTTCAGATACCATGCTAGTGGgttacttttttattttcttttcaagaGTCTTACACGTCAAGAATAAACCCAGCATCGACAAGGCATTTAACCGAAACCTTGTGAGAAAATCGTGCACTAAAATCGTCACAATGCACTATCATTGCTAGACCACCAGCAGAACAACCTGTAAGGATGGCCTGAAATGCGTagaaatatgaaaaaaaatcatttttacaTGGTTCTTGTTCACAAATCACAACTAACATTTGTAGCACAGAATGCAACTTTTGTACTAATGGCTCTTGCTCAATTTATATTAGCCCAGTAAATTAAGTATTGATGGCAATAAGCCATGCACACGGCGAAGGCGACTGGCATGAAGATGACCAGGTTGAGTCCGTAGCATGTGTGTCCCCCGGCGTGAGCCCGTGGTTGCGTTCGTGAAGTGGAGGAGCTGCATGCGGGGAGCCGTTGCGATCTGTTGGAGTCAGGTGCGGCGTGCACGCGGCTGGAGGGAGTTAGTTGCAAGCTAGCTAGATGGTTGGCCGGGTCATGCTAGTGCATGCATGGGCTAGCCCGGCGAGTCATGTGGTCATGCATGGATATGAATCGTGCATGTAGTGGTTAGCTTAGTGCGTGAGTTAGTTGCCGGGTGTGCCGGCCGTGTGGTGTGTGTGCACGGGTATAAAAACTCCTCCTCCATGTATTGATCGAGTTGCGCCGGTGTGGAGCCGAGGGTAGCCATGTAGCCACTGTAAAGAGGAAAAGGATTGGGGCGTTCGTGCGTCCATGGCGGCGTTTGTGCGCCGGCCCGAAATTTCTTGTGTCTTGTGTCTTCTTCTACCTTTAGCCGTGTGTGAGAGAGGGCTgcggttccaacaattggtatcatgagCTTAGTGTCTTGGGCGTGCTTGCCGTGACGGAGGCGTGGCAGCGATGGCGGCGCTCGCCGGTGGCTGCACGACGGAGCTCCGGGCCGTGTGTGGGCCCAAGGAGGTGGGCGGCGTTGTGGCTGTCATGGTgcgtggcggaggcggcgggcggtgACGTCGTACGTGCGGCGACCGCGGAGGCCGGCGAGGCGCTGCGTGGTGGCGCAGGGGCGCAGCATGGCGTGGAGGCACTACATGGCGGCATGGAGGCCGCGGCGGTGCAGGGCAATAAGCCGTggcggcgagccgggcgcgaccggtgcgtgttatgggtgcgcactggacgTGTCGGGACCGCGGGCGCGCGGTGAGCGTTTGGTGCAGTCGGACTCGTCGAGCGCGTcggatgcgcgcgggacgtgcgggacgcactggtgtggtcgggctcgtcgggcgcgtcggatGCGCGCGGGACATGCGGGACGCACTATTGCggtcgggcgcgtcgggtgcgcgcgaGACATGCGGGGCGCCGAGGGACGCCAGGCATGTGTCGCCGGCGGAGAAGGAGCTCGGCGTGTGTCGCCGGAGTCGTGACGGAGCACGATGCGACCGGCGTCGTTGCGCCAGGTCGGGTCCGCGGACTGGGTCACGGTCGTGGCGAGATCGATGACGGGAGGTGCAACAACTCCGACGACGACGATGTCATGGCTTAGGGGGTGAGTGATGGCAATAAGCCATGCACACGGCCATGGCGACTGGCATGAAGATGACCAGATTGAGTCCGTAGCGTGTGTGTCCCCCAGCGTGAGCCCGTGGTTGCGTTCGTGAAGTGGAGGAGCTGCATGCGGGGAGCCGTTGCGATCTGTTGGAGTCAGGTGCGGCGTGCGCGCGGCTGGAGGGAGTTAGTTGCAAGCTAGCTAGATGGTTGGCCCGGCGGGTCATGTGGTCATGCATGGGCTAGCCCGGCGGGTCATGTGGTCATGCATGGATATGAATCCTGCATGTAGTGGTTAGCTTAGTGCGTGAGTTAGTTGCCGGGTGTGCCAGCCGTGTGGTGTGTGTGCACGGGTATAAAAAACCCTCCTCCGTATATTGATCGAGTTGCGCCGGTGTGGAGTTGAGGGTAGCCATGTAGACACTGTAAAGAGGAAAAGGATTGGGACGTTCGTGCGCCTGTGGCGGCGTTCGTGCGCCGGCCCGAAAtttcttgtgtcttgtatcttcttCTACTTCTAGCCGTGTGTGAGAGAGGGCTGCGGTTCCAACAAGTATAACATGTGTAGCATTGGCGAGTCCTTTTTCCATTAGTTCGTCAATAACCGCTTGATAGATACGCAATCCTCTGAAGTGCAGTATGGTTCCATCCTACACCATTACGAAAGCATCTCCTGAAGCAACCGAAACAACGACATCACATATATCAGAATCCAGAAAAATCACCTGTGCTTGACATTCCGCATCCCCTGAAAACGAAGCTCCATCGCAGTATCGCACGTAGGCTTTGTTCCAATTGTAGAAATCTAATAACATGCTGATGAcaattttttttgagcatcagtacagacacaagcgctcatatacacgcgcatacactcacccctatgaacgcacacacgcacaccctacccttatgagcacctctgaaagactaagccggcatatcatcttaagatttatgaagtcatcgtaggcgcctcatcgtcgacgggaacgtctcctcccactgaaagcgcatcgccagaaatcctgaaataaatccaggaataatgcgagcaccaggatttgaaccctggtgggttggggatatcactgtccacctaaccaactcaaccacaggttgattcgcgccGATGACAATTAGTGCAAAGGCATAGCAAGAAGTATTAAATATTCAGGCAAACAGAGAGAAGGACATGAAAAAATGGAACAAATTAAATAGATATGGACTGGTGTGTGGAACAGAAGTATTGGTGATTACCAGGATTTTGCAGGTGGTCACTGCCGAGGATTCCAGCGCCAGCGAAGTGAATCGGTTTCATGAATTTAGACGAACCGAGATCAGACATTCTACGATTGGAACAATCATTGACTGTGCCGCACCAGCCTCCTCCCTTGGTTGTTAAAAGAAACAAACAAGTCCATCAACTAATTGCCCTTCCTTGAGTCAACTTGCTAGACATCCCCATCATGCATGTCTTTTGATATATAGAGGGGATTTCGCAAAAAAGAAGATATGTAGAGGGGATGGCTGGATGGTACGTACCTGTAGATGGATGTGCCAGCTGCTGGAGCCGTCACCGGAGCCTCTCTGGAGGTGGTAACCCGATGGGGTTCCGTCCAAGCACACTGCACCCTTCTCCTGTGCGGCAGTGAGGAGGGTGAGCGCGACGGGCTCCGGCTGTGGCACGCCGAACAACTTAGGACGGAGAGGACCATGGGAATATATGCTTAGGTGTCGTGTACGAATAATGCAGTAAACGACAGAAATCCATGTCTGAGCCAGGAGCAGCCGCATCTAATGAGCTGTAATTTAAAATAAATAGCAAAACAAATTTCCCAAatatctgaaatttttacacatgaAAGTTGAGAGAATCTTCTAGGTGCGTGCAAAGTGTCAAGGTGTTTGGACATTTGAGGAGCTTGTGAAAAAACAAAAATCCGGTATGTGCATTGCACTTTTTGAATGTTTCTTTGAGAAGCCAAagttgttatttttgccatgagcTCCTCGAATGTCCAAACACTATTACCTTTTGCACGCACCTAGAAGTTTCTCTCAATTTCATGTGTataaatttcagaattttatgATCTTCTTTGCTTTTTTACAATTTTACTGTTCATCAACGGGGTGCAGCTGAGCGTGGTTGCAGAAACACCGCACCTTTTTTGAGATACGGCCCTTAGGCGTTTTTATTCATTCATAGACCGTACACAATCCGAGTGCAAAGCTGCACTTAGGAAAAAGGGGGGTAAAAAAGGTCATACTGCTCCTCACGGCAGTAACACCATGCCTAGCCAAAACATGAGCTACTTCATTGTCTTCTCTTCCATTGTGCTGAATCTCTACCCCCTGTAAAAGCGAGAGATAGGAAGACATCTCTCTGAAGATAGGACcactcaccgaacagtgtatcccaGCGTTTCAGTCGTCTACTACTGGTTTGCAATCTGATATGATCTCCACTCTAGGCCATCCTCTGTCCATAGCTAGCAACATAGCATCTCTGCACCCTATCGCCTCGCATACAAATGGATCGGTGAGCCCCTCATAAGAGACATATCTCCCTACCAGAAACTTTCCTTTGTGATTTCTTGCAACTACCGCCGTCCCAGCTCTGCATCCCATAGCATTAGTTGCAGCATCCACATTTAGCTTCACCACACCTTCTGCCGGGGCTTTCCACCTTTCTTTACGCCGATGTGCGACTGTGTCGTTGGCTGGTATATTCAGAGCTCTCAAGTGCTCCTGTATTAGCTCCATAGACCTGAGCGGCTGGTACTGCCGCTCTTCATGAGTATACTTGTTGCGGTCGCTCCATATTGCCCACATCACCGAGATTACAATGGTTGCATCCTCCTTTGCAATGAAGCTGGGGTCGAGTAGATCCCTTATCCAAGTCAAAGGTAGCATCGTAGGGAGGCTACAGCCAAAAAATCTATGTGCCTCTGCCCAGAACACTTGTGCATGGGTGCAGGTAACCAGAGAATGAAACAAAGTCTCATCCTCATGTCCACACAGCGCACAAATCACATCCTCGCCAATATGTCTCCTTACGAGCTCCGCCTTGGCAGGTAGGAAACCTTTCATCACCCTCCACCAGAAGATTCGAAATTTGGGTTGAACATTCAGCTTCCGTAGACGCTTCCAACTTTCTTCCTCTCCTGATGAACTGCCCGCCAAGCTGTGACCCTCGTCCTTTTTCTGTTTTAGCACTCGGTACGCCGATCTAACTGAGAAGACGCCAGATCGGTCCCAGGCCCAAGCCCAGAAATCATCTTCATTTGTCCTTGGTCTCGGCAAGTTCAAAATTGCGTCGACATCTGTCCTCAAAAATAGTTTCTGTAGCAGCTCCATGTTCCACTGCCCATTCTCCTCGTGCAGCAAGTCAAAGACGAGCTGCACAGGTTCATTAGACAACCTACAGATCGGCATCATTGAGGTCGTTCCATCTATCCATTGGTCATGCCAAATCTCAGTTGTCTGTCCGTTCCCCACCCGGGGGATCAAACCTTGTTTGAGAACTTCCCGCCCTTGTAAAATTGCCCGCCAAGTGCGAGATGAGCTAGCCGAACACCCAGCCTGAAGGAAATTCCCCTATGGGTAGTAGCGGCCTCGCAAGACCCTTGCACATAAACTTTCTGGGTCTACTAGCAGTCGCCAAGCTTGCTTGGCTAACATTGCATCATTAAAGAGCTCCAGGTCGCGAAACCCTAGCCCCCCTTAGACTTCGGGGTAGCCATCTTCGGCCATTCTTGCCAATGCATACCTTTCTTGTCAAGAGATCCTGCCCACCAATATTTGGACATTACTGTCATAATTCTACCGCACAAGACTTTAGTGAGTTTAAAACAACTCATAGAGAAGGCCGGTAGTGCTTGGACCACTGACTTGATATGCACCTCTTTCCCCGCACTCGATGCTTTCCGGAAATCCCATCCTTGAACCCTAGACCTTGCCGCCTCAACGATATGCTCAAAATTCTGGTCTGTTATCCTCCCTGCTGCGGTTGGCAAGCCCAGATACTTCTCTGAGAGGGCCTCTCTCTGAATCTGCAGTACATTCTTAACACCTCTCTTCGTCGATGCCCCACACTTTGGGCTGAAGAACACTGAACTTTTGTGTTTATTAGCATTTTGACCTGAGCCAAGGCTATAGGCAGTCAAAATCTCATTGAGACGTACTGCACTTCTACTATCTGCCTTCATGAATATCAAGCAATCATCCACAAATAGCAGGTGTGAAATCCATGGGGACCTCAATCCTGCTCTAATGCCTCTGTCAATCCATCCCCCGTCATAGTTTTTCAACATGCATGAAAGGCCCTCCCCGCATAACAGAAACAGGTAAGGGGACACAGACAACCTTGACGCAGGCCTCTCGACGGGTGGAAAGAAGGAAGGAGCTCCCCATTAACTTTGACCTGGAAGGATACAGAATTGACACATTTCATCACCAGAGATATCCAGTCCTCAGAGAAACCGAGTTGGACCATGATGCCTTGTAGATAGTCCCACTCCACTcgatcatatgctttcatcatatcgATCTTAACTGCACACCATCCCTGCTTCCCTTTCTTCCTCTTCATTGCGTGGACACACTCATATGCCGTTAAGATATTATCAGTTATGAGCCGTCCTGGCACAAAGGCACTTTGCTCTTCAAAGATGATTTCATCTAAAATCGCATGAAGACGGTTAGCCAAAACTTTCGAACACATCTTATAAATAATATTACACAAGGAGATGGGTCTGTATTGAGTAATGTTTTGAGGATTTTTAACCTTTGGTATTAGAACAATCATAGTCATGTTTACCGACTCCGGCATTTGTCCCTCATTCAGGAAGGTGAGGACGGCAGTCACATCCTCCCCGATTAGGTGCCAATGCCGTTGGTAGAAACCTGCATTGAAGTCATCCTCGCCCGGAGCCTTCGAAGGCGTCATTCCAAATAGCGCTGCCTTCACTTCTTCCGCTTTGAACGGTCTCGACAGCCGCTCGTTCATCTGCTCAGTTACCTTAGCCGGAACATGATGCAGCACCTCGTCTATAACTAATTCTTCCTGTGCCGTATAGAGATTGGTATAGAAATTCTGGACCTCTTCATGGATGGCCTCCTTGCTCTCACAGACCTGTCCATTGGAGTCCACTAGCGCCGAGATCCTATTGCGCGCGCGTCTAGCAGTAGACTGTGCATGAAAGAATTCAGTGTTCCGATCTCCCGCACGCAGCCAGTTGACTCGGGATCTTTGCTTCACCATTATTTCCTCTCTCAGTAAAAGCTCATTCAGCTGCCTGGCAAGATCCTTCTCCCACTGAGATGATCCCCTGTACAGGGAATTACTCTTCTCCCTCTCAAATTCCTTTCTCAGCTTCTTCAGTTTCCTTCTGACATCACCAAATTTCTTTGTTTTCCAGTCAGTGAGGTGTCCTTGCATGTGTACAAGATTTCTTTGGAGGTCCCCGAGGGAAAAGTTCCCCGTCCCATGCATCCAGCCACTCTCCACTGCGGATACGTAAGATTCTTCCCGATGCCACGCGTCCTCATACATAAACCGACGCTGTCCCCCNNNNNNNNNNNNNNNNNNNNNNNNNNNNNNNNNNNNNNNNNNNNNNNNNNNNNNNNNNNNNNNNNNNNNNNNNNNNNNNNNNNNNNNNNNNNNNNNNNNNNNNNNNNNNNNNNNNNNNNNNNNNNNNNNNNNNNNNNNNNNNNNNNNNNNNNNNNNNNNNNNNNNNNNNNNNNNNNNNNNNNNNNNNNNNNNNNNNNNNNNNNNNNNNNNNNNNNNNNNNNNNNNNNNNNNNNNNNNNNNNNNNNNNNNNNNNNNNNNNNNNNNNNNNNNNNNNNNNNNNNNNNNNNNNNNNNNNNNNNNNNNNNNNNNNNNNNNNNNNNNNNNNNNNNNNNNNNNNNNNNNNNNNNNNNNNNNNNNNNNNNNNNNNNNNNNNNNNNNNNNNNNNNNNNNNNNNNNNNNNNNNNNNNNNNNNNNNNNAATGCGGGCTGACACTAAGCAATGGCCCGACCTTGGGGAAGGCACATGCCGAACTCTGGTTGCTTCGTACAAGCTCAAAAAGGCCGGGTTTGCAAGAAATCGGTCCAGTCTTACTTTCACATTAGCATCATCATCCTGTCTATTATCCCACGTGTAAGGGATACTCGTGAATCCCAAGTCATGGAAATCACAATCCGCTATCACCTCGCGGAAACCTGCCATCGTCCACTCCGCTCTATCATGTGACCCGAAATACTCACTGTTATCAGTGATCTCATTGAAGTCTCCACCACATAGCCACGGCAAAGAGCTTTGTGCATTCAACTGCCTCAATCGATCCCAACTTTGGGCTCTATCACTTCGACGGGCTTTAGCATAGAATCCAGTGAAATGCCACGTCTTGCGATCCGACCCCACATTCTCTACCTTTACATCTATATGTTGATCTGAATAGTTGTTCAAAGTTACATCCACTTCATGCGACCAAAATAAGGCCAATCCGCCACTTAAGCCAGAACTGCTTACGGGCACACCAGAAACACCGCACCTAGTAAACGACACCTTTTGCGCTAAGTAAGAATCGATCTATCACCTACTACAAGGTAGAACTCTGGCTCACGTCTAGTGCAGTgatactgggccggcccagtattGTAGCCATGAAATTGTATTTTTATTCTCTGTGGTTCAGGGCCGGCCCTGAGCATGTGCAGCCGGTTCGGTCACACGGGTCCCCCACCGATTAGGCATacatctttccctactaataaaccagcgattgcttctggtcgtccgtcgtggttgttttgcaaaaaaaaccttcgGTTTACaggaaatcaacccgcagtccctgtTTTAGTGACACCCTGAGAAAACGTTTCACTTTTAGAAAAAACCATGTAAACCCGCTCGGGCCCGAACCGAACCGCAACGCCGCCCACAGCTCCCTCCTGCCCTCGCTCCCCTCGCGCCCGCAAGCCGCATTGCCggcgacccaccccgccgccacgcCCCGCCACCGGCGACCTTCACCGCCGGACCTCTGGCCGCTCCGACGCCTCGCCCCtctcccttctcctccttcctctcaGTCTCCTCTCACCTCTCTCCCTATTTCTCGCCGAACATGGACCTCCAGGAGGGCCATGGCGCCACCGGCCCTCAATCTTGCCAGATCCGGCCGCATCCACGCCAAATCCGCCATAAATGGATCCACCCCGGCCAGATCTGCCCGGATCCGACCGGGCCCCGCCGTCGTCGCCACCGGAGCGCCGCCCCGCTCGACCTGCAGCGCCACCGCTGCCTATCCCAGCCCACGTCTGCACGAGGACGACGCTCGTCCCGCTCGCTTGCAGCACTCGCTCCGGGCTGCCGCCCCAGCCGGCCCGGCATCAAGCCAAGGCCCAGCCCAAGCCACATCTTCTGCCGCGCTGTCACCGACCACCCGTGGCACCACCTTGAGATCAGCCCCGACGCCACGACCGAGCTCCCCTGTGCTCGACGGGCACCCGCAGTCCTAAATTTGGCTGGTTCAAATTAAGTTGGAAGAAAAGGAAGGGGAGACGCGCAGGAGGAGCTCGCCGGCAGCAGCGCTTGCCCCGGGCGTGGGGGTGATCAGCCGATGCGGTTGTGCCCATGGGCGCCGGTGGCTGGAAGAGGTACAGAGGAGAAGGGGTGCAAGAGGGAGAGAGATGATAGGAAGGGGAGGGCTAGCGGGCTtgtgaaggtcgacggcggcgaagTTGATGCTCGTGCCGTGGGGGAAGCGGATCTTGGCTGGGGAAGGGAGGGAGAGGAGTGGCGGTTGCACCCGGTGCGGCGGCGAGGGGAAGTAAGCGCGAGGTCGGAGGCGCGGGAGCATGGGAGGTCGCTCCCTGGGCGGGTTCGATCTTTGGCTCTGCAGTAGTTAATTTGATATAGCCCGAAATTTAAGTATCACTAATTGTTATATTTAGCTCTGCACGTTTGATCCAGTTTCTGCATACCTGATCTCCATTTTTTATTTGAAAAATCTTGAGCTGGAAATCGTTTGATGCCATGTGTACTGGTAAACTAAAATATGTAGAGCCGTATTCGGTATCGATGTTTATAGGAGCCTAGCATTGTTGGGGCATAGGAAGTTCTAGCTTCACTCAGTGATGATCCTTTCCAGCTTCGGGTTCCCGCTTCAATGTTGTGAAGCACTCTGAAAAACTTTGAGTTCTTTCTCGGACAAGTCGCTCTGTTTCTGCCTCCTGAATGCATAAATTTCCTTAGTCGTTAGATATTGCCACTCTAGATAATTTGGATGGAATATGAATTTCATGGTGTGATATCCTATCATCTTGCTGAAGCTGATCGGTATCAAACTGTCTGATCATCGTACCTGAAAGACAGTGTGATTAAGCTTCCTCTCACTGAACCTACTAAATTTGCTGTTGGTTTGTTTGGCGCTAAGTATTCTGAATCAAGGTTGGCAACTTTGTTTGATAGTTTTCTTTATGTCAATTGAGTCACTGCTTCTGCTTTATCTGTAAAAAAATGCATACCAACTAGAACACTACTCACATAGCTACATTGCCCAGGCTATTTGGGCCTAAATTAACCGCATCATTtcctgttcatgatgtcacagtgcCCAAATTAGTATATTCTCACAGGTAACTATTCTTTGGCGACTCCCAGTGTACTTCCTTTCCTTTCCAGCATAGGCCAGAACATGGACAACCAAAACAATATCCAGTATTTTGCCTAGCCAATTTTTTTTGTATCTTTTGGGTTGCGCTCAAACCAAACACACCTAGGATGCAACTGTGCAGATCAAGATTCTTTACCTATTATTAGCTAAATTAGGAGTATTGTGTATAAGCAAAAGGTTATGGGAGTTTCTTGGTATAACTCCTTGTCACAATGGTGTGGTTGCAAAGCTAATTCAGTATCATGTAATCTACTTAGCAGGCAACCATTTTTAGGGAAACTTAGCAGGCAACTTTACTTAGATTGTACAACCAATATTCATTTCATTTTCCTTAATAAGATCATTACTTTTTCATGCACTG
The Triticum dicoccoides isolate Atlit2015 ecotype Zavitan chromosome 3A, WEW_v2.0, whole genome shotgun sequence genome window above contains:
- the LOC119273331 gene encoding pectin acetylesterase 5-like — encoded protein: MRLLLAQTWISVVYCIIRTRHLSIYSHGPLRPKLFGVPQPEPVALTLLTAAQEKGAVCLDGTPSGYHLQRGSGDGSSSWHIHLQGGGWCGTVNDCSNRRMSDLGSSKFMKPIHFAGAGILGSDHLQNPDFYNWNKAYVRYCDGASFSGDAECQAQDGTILHFRGLRIYQAVIDELMEKGLANATHAILTGCSAGGLAMIVHCDDFSARFSHKVSVKCLVDAGFILDVKDISEQRSFRSLYGGVVHLQNVRQVLPKDCLTNKEPTECFFPAELIKSIHTPMFIVNSGYDPAQIRNVTVPASSAPDKSWLSCKDNIRNCNSTQIDVLDGLRTTMADALKVVKDKEDWGFFIDSCFTHCQTVLDVSWNSHNSPRLGNKTIAEVVGDWHRGRTQGVKEVDCKYPCNPTCNSQSPL